A single Triticum dicoccoides isolate Atlit2015 ecotype Zavitan chromosome 2A, WEW_v2.0, whole genome shotgun sequence DNA region contains:
- the LOC119353780 gene encoding folate synthesis bifunctional protein, mitochondrial-like isoform X2 encodes MLHAKETLRKMYSVAKGYYCGGLAAPNTFPAWDLRHSLNPSRKAPGFVNPCRARSYAHIVGSPADQEIVIALGSNVGDRISSFDRALRLMKDSGIKITRHACLYETAPEYVTDQPRFLNSAVRGTTKLGPHDLLKKLKEIERDIGRTAGIRYGPRPIDLDILLYGDSQISTETLTVPHERIHERQFVLAPLVDLLGSSADDHMEKSWHSLSKCSGGFFDVWNELGGESLIGTQGIKRVMAVGNRLLDWSERTLVMGVLNLTPDSFSDGGKFQEVEAAVAQAKLLISEGADIIDIGAQSTRPSATRLSASEELERLVPVLDAIVKIPEMEGKLISVDTFYGQVAAEAVKRGATMINDVSGGQLDPSILEVVAELGVPYVTMHMRGDPSTMQSEQNLQYDDVCKEVASELYTRLREAELSGIPLWRIVLDPGIGFSKKLRHNLEIIKGLGSIRKEMGKVSLGASHVPILLGLSRKSFLGEICNRADPVERDAATVAANAAGIRNGANILRVHNVGYGVDAAKVSDALRM; translated from the exons ATGCTCCATGCTAAGGAGACACTGAGGAAGATGTACTCAGTCGCCAAGGGCTACTACTGCGGGGGCCTAGCGGCGCCCAACACGTTTCCAG CATGGGATCTAAGGCATTCTCTCAACCCCTCAAGGAAAGCGCCGGGGTTTGTTAATCCATGCAGGGCCCGTTCATATGCGCACATCGTGGGAAGCCCTGCCGACCAAGAGATTGTGATCGCTCTGGGAAGCAATGTGGGGGATAGGATCAGTTCGTTCGACAGGGCGCTGCGGCTGATGAAAGACTCGGGCATAAAGATCACCAGACACGCCTGTCTGTACGAGACCGCCCCTGAGTATGTGACGGACCAGCCGCGGTTCCTCAACTCCGCTGTTCGGGGCACCACCAAGCTGGGGCCTCATGATCTGCTCAAGAAGCTGAAGGAGATCGAGAGGGATATAGGGCGGACCGCCGGGATAAGGTACGGCCCAAGGCCGATCGATCTGGATATTCTCCTGTATGGCGACTCCCAGATCAGTACCGAGACCCTGACTGTGCCACATGAGCGCATCCATGAGAGACAATTCGTTTTAGCGCCTCTTGTTGACCTTCTAGGGTCCTCGGCTGACGATCATATGGAGAAAAGCTGGCACTCCCTTTCGAAGTGCAGCGGTGGGTTCTTTGATGTGTGGAACGAGCTTGGTGGTGAATCTTTAATTGGGACACAAGGTATCAAGAGGGTTATGGCTGTTGGAAATCGTCTGTTGGATTGGAGTGAGAGGACCCTTGTCATGGGGGTGCTTAACTTGACGCCGGACAGCTTTAGTGACGGAGGTAAGTTTCAAGAAGTGGAGGCTGCTGTTGCTCAGGCCAAGTTGTTGATATCAGAAGGCGCAGACATAATTGATATTGGTGCTCAATCCACCAGGCCCTCTGCAACAAGACTATCTGCAAGTGAAGAACTTGAGAGGCTGGTCCCTGTTCTGGATGCAATCGTCAAAATCCCCGAGATGGAAGGGAAGCTGATCTCAGTAGACACATTCTACGGACAAGTTGCTGCTGAAGCTGTAAAGAGAGGAGCCACCATGATTAATGATGTGTCTGGCGGACAGCTTGACCCAAGTATTCTTGAAGTTGTAGCTGAACTTGGAGTTCCATATGTTACCATGCACATGAGAGGTGATCCATCAACTATGCAGAGTGAACAGAATTTACAGTATGATGATGTCTGCAAAGAAGTTGCTTCTGAGTTATACACACGGTTAAGAGAAGCAGAGTTGTCTGGAATTCCTTTGTGGAGGATAGTTCTTGATCCCGGCATTGGGTTTTCCAAGAAACTCAGACATAATCTTGAAATAATCAAGGGCTTGGGATCCATTAGAAAAGAGATGGGTAAAGTGAGTTTAGGTGCTTCACATGTGCCAATATTACTTGGACTCTCAAGAAAAAGTTTCTTAGGTGAAATATGCAATCGTGCCGATCCAGTTGAGAGAGACGCAGCTACAGTTGCTGCTAATGCAGCTGGGATTAGGAATGGTGCTAACATATTAAGGGTTCATAATGTTGGGTATGGCGTGGATGCTGCAAAAGTCTCTGATGCATTGCGCATGTAA
- the LOC119353778 gene encoding uncharacterized protein LOC119353778 — protein sequence MEEEEGRAGLRELARFPDVMVVCSSAGWTDQKHMLYLGLLQESFVNRLHDGEISFRGLFDLSPGPGASGPKQPSKVDRAKVEPARTPCCGNQGDGEVHSMDDDDDDDASSTETVQESCSQASATSSGPSSPCHSAKRGRSPSSTAEGSDQNFIDEDTITRETGESRGRRRSIKRLKVC from the exons atggaggaggaggaggggcgggcCGGCCTGCGGGAGCTCGCGCGCTTCCCG GACGTGATGGTGGTGTGCTCTTCGGCCGGATGGACGGACCAGAAGCACATGCTCTACCTAGGCTTGTTGCAGGAGTCGTTCGTGAACCGGTTACACGACGGTGAAATCAGCTTCAGGGGCCTCTTCGATCTCTCCCCAGGACCAGGAGCTTCAGGGCCCAAGCAACCGTCCAAGGTTGACAGAGCAAAGGTTGAGCCGGCCAGAACGCCTTGCTGTGGAAATCAGGGAGATGGGGAAGTCCATTccatggatgatgatgatgatgatgatgcatcgtCCACTGAGACCGTGCAAGAGTCCTGCTCCCAAGCAAGCGCGACGAGCTCTGGACCATCTTCCCCGTGCCATTCTGCCAAGCGCGGGCGCTCCCCTTCTAGCACTGCAG AGGGGTCGGATCAGAACTTCATCGACGAGGATACGATCACGAGAGAAACTGGCGAATCaagaggacgacggcgcagcaTCAAGCGACTCAAAGTCTGCTGA
- the LOC119353780 gene encoding folate synthesis bifunctional protein, mitochondrial-like isoform X1, with protein sequence MLHAKETLRKMYSVAKGYYCGGLAAPNTFPAAWDLRHSLNPSRKAPGFVNPCRARSYAHIVGSPADQEIVIALGSNVGDRISSFDRALRLMKDSGIKITRHACLYETAPEYVTDQPRFLNSAVRGTTKLGPHDLLKKLKEIERDIGRTAGIRYGPRPIDLDILLYGDSQISTETLTVPHERIHERQFVLAPLVDLLGSSADDHMEKSWHSLSKCSGGFFDVWNELGGESLIGTQGIKRVMAVGNRLLDWSERTLVMGVLNLTPDSFSDGGKFQEVEAAVAQAKLLISEGADIIDIGAQSTRPSATRLSASEELERLVPVLDAIVKIPEMEGKLISVDTFYGQVAAEAVKRGATMINDVSGGQLDPSILEVVAELGVPYVTMHMRGDPSTMQSEQNLQYDDVCKEVASELYTRLREAELSGIPLWRIVLDPGIGFSKKLRHNLEIIKGLGSIRKEMGKVSLGASHVPILLGLSRKSFLGEICNRADPVERDAATVAANAAGIRNGANILRVHNVGYGVDAAKVSDALRM encoded by the exons ATGCTCCATGCTAAGGAGACACTGAGGAAGATGTACTCAGTCGCCAAGGGCTACTACTGCGGGGGCCTAGCGGCGCCCAACACGTTTCCAG CAGCATGGGATCTAAGGCATTCTCTCAACCCCTCAAGGAAAGCGCCGGGGTTTGTTAATCCATGCAGGGCCCGTTCATATGCGCACATCGTGGGAAGCCCTGCCGACCAAGAGATTGTGATCGCTCTGGGAAGCAATGTGGGGGATAGGATCAGTTCGTTCGACAGGGCGCTGCGGCTGATGAAAGACTCGGGCATAAAGATCACCAGACACGCCTGTCTGTACGAGACCGCCCCTGAGTATGTGACGGACCAGCCGCGGTTCCTCAACTCCGCTGTTCGGGGCACCACCAAGCTGGGGCCTCATGATCTGCTCAAGAAGCTGAAGGAGATCGAGAGGGATATAGGGCGGACCGCCGGGATAAGGTACGGCCCAAGGCCGATCGATCTGGATATTCTCCTGTATGGCGACTCCCAGATCAGTACCGAGACCCTGACTGTGCCACATGAGCGCATCCATGAGAGACAATTCGTTTTAGCGCCTCTTGTTGACCTTCTAGGGTCCTCGGCTGACGATCATATGGAGAAAAGCTGGCACTCCCTTTCGAAGTGCAGCGGTGGGTTCTTTGATGTGTGGAACGAGCTTGGTGGTGAATCTTTAATTGGGACACAAGGTATCAAGAGGGTTATGGCTGTTGGAAATCGTCTGTTGGATTGGAGTGAGAGGACCCTTGTCATGGGGGTGCTTAACTTGACGCCGGACAGCTTTAGTGACGGAGGTAAGTTTCAAGAAGTGGAGGCTGCTGTTGCTCAGGCCAAGTTGTTGATATCAGAAGGCGCAGACATAATTGATATTGGTGCTCAATCCACCAGGCCCTCTGCAACAAGACTATCTGCAAGTGAAGAACTTGAGAGGCTGGTCCCTGTTCTGGATGCAATCGTCAAAATCCCCGAGATGGAAGGGAAGCTGATCTCAGTAGACACATTCTACGGACAAGTTGCTGCTGAAGCTGTAAAGAGAGGAGCCACCATGATTAATGATGTGTCTGGCGGACAGCTTGACCCAAGTATTCTTGAAGTTGTAGCTGAACTTGGAGTTCCATATGTTACCATGCACATGAGAGGTGATCCATCAACTATGCAGAGTGAACAGAATTTACAGTATGATGATGTCTGCAAAGAAGTTGCTTCTGAGTTATACACACGGTTAAGAGAAGCAGAGTTGTCTGGAATTCCTTTGTGGAGGATAGTTCTTGATCCCGGCATTGGGTTTTCCAAGAAACTCAGACATAATCTTGAAATAATCAAGGGCTTGGGATCCATTAGAAAAGAGATGGGTAAAGTGAGTTTAGGTGCTTCACATGTGCCAATATTACTTGGACTCTCAAGAAAAAGTTTCTTAGGTGAAATATGCAATCGTGCCGATCCAGTTGAGAGAGACGCAGCTACAGTTGCTGCTAATGCAGCTGGGATTAGGAATGGTGCTAACATATTAAGGGTTCATAATGTTGGGTATGGCGTGGATGCTGCAAAAGTCTCTGATGCATTGCGCATGTAA
- the LOC119353781 gene encoding vacuolar protein sorting-associated protein 27-like, whose protein sequence is METPPPFQESAHCDVCRCTFSTFRRRHHCRSCGRTLCHEHSSYHMALPQYGIYTDARVCYECFNKSSSRRGGVDNASSAGSVSGAADSFSGLNLDKDDDSLPTRSSAVQTPVAVIECKCGMPLCICEAPKPEPAPVKNISAASSTAQSNPKPKKPSSNQQSSESSSKKASATSSSNSSSFLNLGLMSNDSNDKTPSDYEVTGEGLREAIKGGDIKAVKKLLSQGVDSNYCDKQGFTLLHLAALFNQTEIALILMDSGANIQRKNGQGETPLDCAPPMLQYKMRQRVEELAASQRPV, encoded by the exons ATGGAGACGCCGCCGCCGTTCCAGGAGTCGGCCCACTGCGACGTCTGCCGCTGCACCTTCTCCACTTTCCGCCGCCGC CACCACTGCCGCAGCTGCGGGAGGACGCTCTGCCACGAGCACTCTTCGTACCACATG GCCCTGCCGCAGTACGGGATATACACGGACGCCAGGGTCTGCTACGAGTGCTTCAACAAATCATCATCCAG ACGCGGGGGTGTTGATAACGCGAGTTCTGCCGGGAGCGTTTCGGGTGCTGCAGACTCCTTTTCAGGGCTGAATTTGGATAAAGATGATGATTCGTTGCCCACGAGAAGTTCAGCGGTTCAGACTCCAGTTGCCGTTATCGAGTGCAAATGCGGGATGCCTTTGTGCATATGCGAGGCACCAAAACCTGAACCTGCGCCTGTAAAG AATATCAGTGCCGCTTCGTCAACTGCACAATCAAACCCAAAGCCTAAAAAACCTTCTAGCAACCAGCAGTCATCTGAATCAAGCTCGAAGAAGGCTTCAGCTACTTCCAGCAGCAACTCAAG CTCATTCTTAAATCTTGGCCTGATGAGCAACGACAGCAATGATAAGACTCCGTCTGACTATGAAGTTACTGGAGAG GGACTGAGAGAAGCGATTAAGGGTGGGGATATTAAAGCTGTGAAGAAACTTCTTAGCCAG GGAGTCGATTCTAACTACTGCGACAAGCAAGGATTCACTTTGCTACATTTG GCTGCGCTATTTAACCAGACTGAGATTGCTCTTATTCTCATGGATAGTGGAGCCAATATTCAACGCAAAAATGGGCAAG GGGAAACTCCTTTGGATTGTGCCCCGCCCATGCTGCAGTACAAAATGCGGCAGAGGGTGGAAGAGCTTGCTGCGTCACAAAGACCTGTATGA